The Thermoanaerobacterium thermosaccharolyticum DSM 571 region GCTAATTTATTTGGGCTCATTTTATTTTAAGTATATTTGAGGATTTACAGGTACACCATTTTTTCTAACCTCAAAGTGGACATGAGGTCCTGTCGTATTTCCTGTCATTCCTACCAAGGCGATTTCCTGTCCTTTATAAACTTTATCTCCTTTCTTCACAATCAGCTTGCTGGCATGTCCATAATAAGTCACATATCCATTTCCGTGATCAATTTTTACGAGATATCCATATCCACTTTCCCAGCCTGAAAATATTACTGTCCCTCCATCTGCAGCATAAATTGGATCTCCAATCGATGCAGCTATATCTATACCTGCATGGAGCCTTCCCCACCTCTGCCCGTATCTTGATGTTATTGTTATGTGACCTCTAACCGGGTAGATAAAATTACCCGTAGCATATGTCACTGGAAGTGGTTCATCTCCTACAGCAATAACTTCATTAACTGGCTCACTCACCACATTTTCATTTATTACATTTTTATTGACAATTTCACCATTGTAATACTTCAAAATAGCAGTAACTATTTTAGAGCCAGTTTTGCCTCTAACTAATACTTTTGAATCATTTATAAACATTTTATCATCTTTTTGAGTAACGGTTTCATACGGAATATCCTCCATATATACCGATTTTTTCTCTGTCACAACAGTCAAGAGAGGCTTAGACTCTTTTATTTTAAGCAATTCCCCTGGATATATCCTTTGACTGATACCTGGATTTAGATTATATATATCATTTAATGTTACATTAAATTTTCTCGAAATTGACCACAGTGTATCATTATCCTTTACCACATACGTCACAGATCGACTTTTTCCCTCAAGATCTTTTACCGCTTCTTCAATTGTTTTCAGATTTGCTGTTGGTGTATCAACTTCCATTAATCTAACATCGTTTTTAAAGTAAGCTTTAATGGATCCTCTTTTATATTTGTCAAGCGTGATTTTTAGTGCTTCTAAAGCATCTTTTTTGC contains the following coding sequences:
- a CDS encoding peptidoglycan DD-metalloendopeptidase family protein, giving the protein MDNEGKSNPFSCGIMKNTAIKRRCIFVVALGILFAIAFKYIDNDKSAYSYVCVENDYNTSYITNAKSEKENLITYLNTVNNKNLRIEKPTAITVDGLYVVALKSKKDALEALKITLDKYKRGSIKAYFKNDVRLMEVDTPTANLKTIEEAVKDLEGKSRSVTYVVKDNDTLWSISRKFNVTLNDIYNLNPGISQRIYPGELLKIKESKPLLTVVTEKKSVYMEDIPYETVTQKDDKMFINDSKVLVRGKTGSKIVTAILKYYNGEIVNKNVINENVVSEPVNEVIAVGDEPLPVTYATGNFIYPVRGHITITSRYGQRWGRLHAGIDIAASIGDPIYAADGGTVIFSGWESGYGYLVKIDHGNGYVTYYGHASKLIVKKGDKVYKGQEIALVGMTGNTTGPHVHFEVRKNGVPVNPQIYLK